Proteins co-encoded in one Arachis hypogaea cultivar Tifrunner chromosome 11, arahy.Tifrunner.gnm2.J5K5, whole genome shotgun sequence genomic window:
- the LOC112722942 gene encoding beta-glucosidase 46 isoform X1: MGLSTLKKTILYCGILLHLLPFLPCFSNGFSLPSNFLFGIGSSSYQYEGAYMSDGKGQSNWDNFTHGPGRYVIIDGSNGDIAVDHYHRYLEDIDLMEALKVNSYKLSLSWSRILPKGRFGKVNRAGINFYNTLIDALLLKGIQPFVVLSHYDSPQELEDRYGGWLSPQSKEDFAFYADLCFRSFGDRVKYWVTFNEPNYLAPLGYRSGIYPPSRCSGSLAMLPCKGGDSEREPFIAAHNIILSHAAAVGIYRSKYQSEQKGMIGIVLQHEWYEPISNSTADKLATERARSFSFNWFLDPVIFGKYPTEMEDVLGSVLPKFSSKEMEKLKKGLDFVGLNYYTAHYIKDCIYSKCKPGVGTSRTEGSYQKSGDKNGVSIGEPTPFSWLNIYPEGMEKAITYVRNRYNNIPMFITENGYPVQEDSNSTMEEQLNDYNRIRCMRNHFEAMLETIRKGADVRGYFAWSLLDNFEWIYGYTIRYGLHHVDHNSLRRTPRLSTTWYKQFIEMHQLEWKYNNNTSKAFEL, encoded by the exons ATGGGGTTGTCTACATTGAAGAAAACTATCCTCTACTGTGGCATCCTGTTGCATTTGCTTCCTTTTCTGCCATGTTTCTCAAATGGCTTCAGTCTACCCAGCAACTTCCTCTTCGGGATAGGATCTTCTTCTTACCAG TACGAAGGTGCTTACATGAGCGATGGCAAAGGACAGAGTAATTGGGATAACTTCACTCACGGACCAG GTAGATATGTAATAATCGATGGAAGTAATGGTGATATTGCCGTTGATCATTACCATCGCTATCTG GAGGATATAGATTTAATGGAGGCTTTGAAAGTGAACAGCTACAAGCTTTCTTTATCTTGGTCAAGAATTCTACCAA AGGGAAGGTTTGGAAAGGTCAATAGAGCTGGTATCAACTTCTATAACACACTAATTGATGCTCTGCTTCTGAAAG GGATCCAACCCTTTGTAGTACTATCTCACTATGATAGTCCTCAAGAGCTGGAGGACAGATATGGAGGCTGGCTAAGTCCTCAATCAAA AGAAGATTTTGCATTCTATGCAGACCTATGTTTTAGAAGCTTTGGTGACAGAGTCAAGTATTGGGTCACCTTCAATGAGCCAAACTACCTAGCCCCACTTGGTTACCGTTCCGGCATATATCCGCCGTCCCGTTGCTCTGGCTCATTGGCAATGTTACCATGCAAAGGAGGGGACTCAGAAAGGGAACCATTCATAGCAGCACATAACATTATCCTttcacatgctgctgctgttgGTATCTACAGAAGCAAATATCAA AGTGAGCAAAAAGGAATGATTGGCATAGTCCTTCAACATGAATGGTATGAACCAATCAGCAATTCCACAGCAGACAAATTGGCCACCGAAAGAGCAAGATCATTCTCCTTCAATTG gtTCCTGGACCCAGTGATATTTGGAAAGTACCCAACAGAAATGGAGGATGTTCTTGGAAGCGTGTTACCCAAGTTTTCGAGCAAGGAAATGGAGAAACTCAAGAAAGGATTGGATTTCGTTGGCCTCAATTACTACACAGCCCACTATATCAAAGATTGTATATATTCCAAGTGTAAACCGGGAGTAGGCACCTCCAGAACAGAAGGTTCATACCAAAAAAGTGGAGACAAAAATGGTGTCTCAATTGGAGAACCT ACACCATTTAGTTGGCTCAATATTTACCCGGAAGGCATGGAGAAGGCCATTACATATGTCAGAAACAGATACAACAATATTCCAATGTTCATCACTGAAAATG GGTATCCCGTACAAGAAGATTCAAATTCCACCATGGAGGAACAACTTAACGATTATAATAGAATAAGGTGCATGAGGAATCATTTTGAGGCCATGTTAGAAACAATAAg GAAAGGAGCAGATGTGAGGGGATACTTTGCGTGGTCGTTGCTAGACAACTTTGAGTGGATATATGGATATACAATAAGATATGGACTTCATCATGTGGATCATAATTCCTTGAGGAGGACTCCAAGATTATCAACAACTTGGTATAAGCAATTCATTGAAATGCATCAGTTGGAATGGAAGTACAATAATAACACAAGCAAGGcttttgagttgtga
- the LOC112722942 gene encoding beta-glucosidase 46 isoform X2 — translation MFLKWLQSTQQLPLRDRIFFLPGRYVIIDGSNGDIAVDHYHRYLEDIDLMEALKVNSYKLSLSWSRILPKGRFGKVNRAGINFYNTLIDALLLKGIQPFVVLSHYDSPQELEDRYGGWLSPQSKEDFAFYADLCFRSFGDRVKYWVTFNEPNYLAPLGYRSGIYPPSRCSGSLAMLPCKGGDSEREPFIAAHNIILSHAAAVGIYRSKYQSEQKGMIGIVLQHEWYEPISNSTADKLATERARSFSFNWFLDPVIFGKYPTEMEDVLGSVLPKFSSKEMEKLKKGLDFVGLNYYTAHYIKDCIYSKCKPGVGTSRTEGSYQKSGDKNGVSIGEPTPFSWLNIYPEGMEKAITYVRNRYNNIPMFITENGYPVQEDSNSTMEEQLNDYNRIRCMRNHFEAMLETIRKGADVRGYFAWSLLDNFEWIYGYTIRYGLHHVDHNSLRRTPRLSTTWYKQFIEMHQLEWKYNNNTSKAFEL, via the exons ATGTTTCTCAAATGGCTTCAGTCTACCCAGCAACTTCCTCTTCGGGATAGGATCTTCTTCTTACCAG GTAGATATGTAATAATCGATGGAAGTAATGGTGATATTGCCGTTGATCATTACCATCGCTATCTG GAGGATATAGATTTAATGGAGGCTTTGAAAGTGAACAGCTACAAGCTTTCTTTATCTTGGTCAAGAATTCTACCAA AGGGAAGGTTTGGAAAGGTCAATAGAGCTGGTATCAACTTCTATAACACACTAATTGATGCTCTGCTTCTGAAAG GGATCCAACCCTTTGTAGTACTATCTCACTATGATAGTCCTCAAGAGCTGGAGGACAGATATGGAGGCTGGCTAAGTCCTCAATCAAA AGAAGATTTTGCATTCTATGCAGACCTATGTTTTAGAAGCTTTGGTGACAGAGTCAAGTATTGGGTCACCTTCAATGAGCCAAACTACCTAGCCCCACTTGGTTACCGTTCCGGCATATATCCGCCGTCCCGTTGCTCTGGCTCATTGGCAATGTTACCATGCAAAGGAGGGGACTCAGAAAGGGAACCATTCATAGCAGCACATAACATTATCCTttcacatgctgctgctgttgGTATCTACAGAAGCAAATATCAA AGTGAGCAAAAAGGAATGATTGGCATAGTCCTTCAACATGAATGGTATGAACCAATCAGCAATTCCACAGCAGACAAATTGGCCACCGAAAGAGCAAGATCATTCTCCTTCAATTG gtTCCTGGACCCAGTGATATTTGGAAAGTACCCAACAGAAATGGAGGATGTTCTTGGAAGCGTGTTACCCAAGTTTTCGAGCAAGGAAATGGAGAAACTCAAGAAAGGATTGGATTTCGTTGGCCTCAATTACTACACAGCCCACTATATCAAAGATTGTATATATTCCAAGTGTAAACCGGGAGTAGGCACCTCCAGAACAGAAGGTTCATACCAAAAAAGTGGAGACAAAAATGGTGTCTCAATTGGAGAACCT ACACCATTTAGTTGGCTCAATATTTACCCGGAAGGCATGGAGAAGGCCATTACATATGTCAGAAACAGATACAACAATATTCCAATGTTCATCACTGAAAATG GGTATCCCGTACAAGAAGATTCAAATTCCACCATGGAGGAACAACTTAACGATTATAATAGAATAAGGTGCATGAGGAATCATTTTGAGGCCATGTTAGAAACAATAAg GAAAGGAGCAGATGTGAGGGGATACTTTGCGTGGTCGTTGCTAGACAACTTTGAGTGGATATATGGATATACAATAAGATATGGACTTCATCATGTGGATCATAATTCCTTGAGGAGGACTCCAAGATTATCAACAACTTGGTATAAGCAATTCATTGAAATGCATCAGTTGGAATGGAAGTACAATAATAACACAAGCAAGGcttttgagttgtga